Proteins co-encoded in one Sander vitreus isolate 19-12246 chromosome 9, sanVit1, whole genome shotgun sequence genomic window:
- the med8 gene encoding mediator of RNA polymerase II transcription subunit 8 isoform X2: MQQREEKQLEAAVESLISRVAHVKNALHSFIYKLENEYERLTWPSVLDNFALLSGQLNTINKLLKNEKTPSFRNQVIIPLLLSPDRDEDLAKLTEQRVPVFSHEIVPDYLRTKPDPEVEEQEKQLSAEAARIGPEVAQKQIQTLNKLCSNLLEKLNNPRDDRDAESAAIRQNKPSFNPADTNALVGAVAFGKGLSKCRPPGPVAPGHPGQGPMMSGGPTLQQVTIGGGSSQQAGMGGHVAPQQQGQPGKMPSSIKTNIKSASSSMHPYNR, from the exons ATGCAG CAACGAGAAGAGAAGCAGTTAGAAGCGGCGGTGGAGTCTCTCATTTCTCGGGTAGCACACGTCAAAAACGCTCTTCACAGTTTCATTTATAAGTTGGAAAATGAATACGAGCGATTAACATG GCCCTCTGTTTTGGACAACTTCGCTCTTCTATCTGGTCAGCTAAACACTATCAATAAACTGCTCAAGAACGAGAAGACACCATCTTTTCGCAACCAGGTTATAATACCACTGCTTCTGTCTCCAGACCGAGATGAGGATTTAGCA AAACTCACAGAGCAGCGTGTCCCAGTGTTCAGCCATGAGATTGTACCAGACTACTTGCGGACCAAGCCTGATCCAGAGGTGGAGGAGCAGGAGAAACAGCTGAGTGCAGAGGCGGCACGAATTGGTCCAGAGGTGGCACAG AAACAGATCCAGACGTTGAATAAATTGTGTTCCAATCTGCTAGAGAAACTTAACAATCCTCGTGATGACAGAGATGCAGAAAGTGCAG cAATACGGCAGAACAAACCATCCTTCAACCCTGCTGATACTAACGCGTTGGTTGGAGCTGTTGCATTTGGAAAGGGGCTTTCCAAATGTAGGCCTCCAGGTCCAGTGGCCCCTGGACATCCAGGGCAAGGGCCCATGATGAGTGGAGGTCCAACCTTACAGCAGGTCACTATTGGTGGTGGTTCAAGCCAGCAAGCAGGTATGGGTGGACATGTGGCACCACAACAGCAAGGGCAGCCAG gAAAAATGCCAAGCAGCATCAAGACAAACATCAAATCTGCATCCAGTTCAATGCATCCTTACAACCGATGA
- the med8 gene encoding mediator of RNA polymerase II transcription subunit 8 isoform X1 — MQQREEKQLEAAVESLISRVAHVKNALHSFIYKLENEYERLTWPSVLDNFALLSGQLNTINKLLKNEKTPSFRNQVIIPLLLSPDRDEDLAKLTEQRVPVFSHEIVPDYLRTKPDPEVEEQEKQLSAEAARIGPEVAQKQIQTLNKLCSNLLEKLNNPRDDRDAESAAIRQNKPSFNPADTNALVGAVAFGKGLSKCRPPGPVAPGHPGQGPMMSGGPTLQQVTIGGGSSQQAGMGGHVAPQQQGQPGRRPGELGKMPSSIKTNIKSASSSMHPYNR; from the exons ATGCAG CAACGAGAAGAGAAGCAGTTAGAAGCGGCGGTGGAGTCTCTCATTTCTCGGGTAGCACACGTCAAAAACGCTCTTCACAGTTTCATTTATAAGTTGGAAAATGAATACGAGCGATTAACATG GCCCTCTGTTTTGGACAACTTCGCTCTTCTATCTGGTCAGCTAAACACTATCAATAAACTGCTCAAGAACGAGAAGACACCATCTTTTCGCAACCAGGTTATAATACCACTGCTTCTGTCTCCAGACCGAGATGAGGATTTAGCA AAACTCACAGAGCAGCGTGTCCCAGTGTTCAGCCATGAGATTGTACCAGACTACTTGCGGACCAAGCCTGATCCAGAGGTGGAGGAGCAGGAGAAACAGCTGAGTGCAGAGGCGGCACGAATTGGTCCAGAGGTGGCACAG AAACAGATCCAGACGTTGAATAAATTGTGTTCCAATCTGCTAGAGAAACTTAACAATCCTCGTGATGACAGAGATGCAGAAAGTGCAG cAATACGGCAGAACAAACCATCCTTCAACCCTGCTGATACTAACGCGTTGGTTGGAGCTGTTGCATTTGGAAAGGGGCTTTCCAAATGTAGGCCTCCAGGTCCAGTGGCCCCTGGACATCCAGGGCAAGGGCCCATGATGAGTGGAGGTCCAACCTTACAGCAGGTCACTATTGGTGGTGGTTCAAGCCAGCAAGCAGGTATGGGTGGACATGTGGCACCACAACAGCAAGGGCAGCCAGGTAGGAGACCTGGAGAGCTGG gAAAAATGCCAAGCAGCATCAAGACAAACATCAAATCTGCATCCAGTTCAATGCATCCTTACAACCGATGA
- the med8 gene encoding mediator of RNA polymerase II transcription subunit 8 isoform X3: protein MQQREEKQLEAAVESLISRVAHVKNALHSFIYKLENEYERLTWPSVLDNFALLSGQLNTINKLLKNEKTPSFRNQVIIPLLLSPDRDEDLAKLTEQRVPVFSHEIVPDYLRTKPDPEVEEQEKQLSAEAARIGPEVAQRSGEASFTCLELAGECDARIGLAGYTVTLFVDLLIAVDYFFFRVIGLRQNTDLFFSTCLNVLWCDCASFLRLERHLNRL from the exons ATGCAG CAACGAGAAGAGAAGCAGTTAGAAGCGGCGGTGGAGTCTCTCATTTCTCGGGTAGCACACGTCAAAAACGCTCTTCACAGTTTCATTTATAAGTTGGAAAATGAATACGAGCGATTAACATG GCCCTCTGTTTTGGACAACTTCGCTCTTCTATCTGGTCAGCTAAACACTATCAATAAACTGCTCAAGAACGAGAAGACACCATCTTTTCGCAACCAGGTTATAATACCACTGCTTCTGTCTCCAGACCGAGATGAGGATTTAGCA AAACTCACAGAGCAGCGTGTCCCAGTGTTCAGCCATGAGATTGTACCAGACTACTTGCGGACCAAGCCTGATCCAGAGGTGGAGGAGCAGGAGAAACAGCTGAGTGCAGAGGCGGCACGAATTGGTCCAGAGGTGGCACAG cgaagtggagaggcctcgttcacttgtttggagctggctggtgaatgtgatgctcgtataggccttgctggatacaccgtgaccctttttgtggatctactgatcgctgtggattactttttttttcgtgtcattggattacggcaaaatacggatctttttttctcaacgtgtcttaacgttttatggtgtgactgcgcttcgtttctgcgtttggagaggcatctcaacagactgtag
- the tmco1 gene encoding calcium load-activated calcium channel: protein MSTMFADTILIVFISVCTALLAEGITWVLVYRTEKYKRLKAEVEKQSKKLEKKKETITESAGRQQKKKIERQEEKLKNNNRDLSMVRMKSMFAIGFCFTALMGMFNSIFDGRVVAKLPFVPLSYIQGLSHRNLLGEDYTDCSFIFLYILCTMSIRQNIQKMLGLAPSRAATKQAGGFLGPPPQAAKFS from the exons ATGAGCACCATGTTTGCAGACACTATTCTAATCGTGTTCATCTCTGTTTGTACAGCGCTGTTAGCCGAAG GGATTACCTGGGTTTTAGTGTATCGCACTGAAAAGTACAAGAGGTTAAAGGCTGAAGtagaaaaacaaagcaaaaaac TtgagaagaaaaaggaaactaTCACAGAATCTGCCGGACGtcagcagaagaagaaaattG aaagacaggaagagaaaCTGAAGAACAACAACAGAGACTTGTCTATG GTGCGCATGAAGTCAATGTTCGCTATAGGCTTCTGCTTTACAGCTTTGATGGGCATGTTCAACTCCAT CTTTGATGGAAGAGTAGTGGCCAAATTGCCATTCGTGCCACTGTCCTACATCCAGGGACTGTCGCATCGAAACCTGCTGGGGGAGGATTACACTGACTGCTCCTTTATCTTCCTCTACATCCTCTGCACCATGTCCATCAGACAG AATATTCAGAAGATGCTCGGTCTCGCTCCCTCCAGAGCTGCAACAAAACAGGCTGGAGGCTTCCTGGGACCTCCTCCCCAAGCAGCCAAGTTTTCCTAA